In Kordia antarctica, the following proteins share a genomic window:
- a CDS encoding CAP domain-containing protein, giving the protein MLLILVTSTAISQTLTKEEKKLYDLIMEYRKENNLSVIPLSKSLTFVAKKHVEDLENNNPNQGTCNTHSWSNKGNWTPCCYTPDHSESKCMWNKPRELTSYLGNGFEIAMWQSQGAKAVDAINSWKKSSGHNVVMINLGMWKDIKWKAIGIAIYDTYAVVWFGRESDTN; this is encoded by the coding sequence GTGCTACTAATATTGGTAACGAGTACAGCTATTTCTCAGACACTTACAAAGGAAGAAAAGAAGTTGTATGATCTTATTATGGAATACAGAAAAGAAAATAATCTTTCTGTGATTCCTTTATCAAAATCTTTAACATTTGTAGCAAAAAAACACGTTGAAGATCTTGAAAATAATAATCCTAATCAAGGTACATGTAATACGCATAGTTGGTCAAATAAAGGCAATTGGACACCTTGTTGTTATACTCCTGATCACAGCGAGTCTAAATGTATGTGGAATAAGCCACGAGAATTGACTTCATATTTGGGAAACGGCTTTGAAATAGCTATGTGGCAAAGTCAAGGTGCAAAAGCAGTAGATGCAATCAATTCTTGGAAAAAAAGTAGTGGACATAATGTCGTTATGATTAATTTGGGGATGTGGAAAGACATAAAATGGAAAGCAATAGGAATAGCAATTTATGATACATATGCTGTTGTTTGGTTTGGTAGAGAATCGGATACAAATTAA